One genomic window of Cannabis sativa cultivar Pink pepper isolate KNU-18-1 chromosome 2, ASM2916894v1, whole genome shotgun sequence includes the following:
- the LOC115720965 gene encoding uncharacterized protein LOC115720965 gives MDNEGKLIKIVGLLNETKVAAVEAKRQISSMRDRLAEFREQQQRTYERLSASLHALRDLVNDNLRANVNVRVVNNVVGGEIEDDCESVITVENDLMEEEEEEADEVESDEVHKL, from the coding sequence ATGGATAATGAAGGCAAGTTGATTAAAATTGTTGGATTATTGAATGAAACTAAGGTTGCAGCTGTTGAAGCGAAACGCCAGATTAGTTCAATGAGAGATCGGTTGGCCGAGTTTCGTGAGCAACAGCAGAGGACGTATGAACGGTTGTCTGCTTCTTTACATGCACTTAGGGATCTTGTGAATGATAATCTAAGGGCAAATGTTAATGTTCGAGTTGTGAATAATGTTGTTGGTGGTGAAATAGAAGATGACTGTGAGTCTGTGATCACTGTTGAAAATGATCTgatggaagaagaagaagaagaggctgATGAGGTGGAGAGTGATGAAGTGCATAAGCTATGA